In the Dendrosporobacter quercicolus genome, TGGCAGAAAAGATTAAAACAGTAAAAGACGCTGTGACCTACATAGACCAGGAAAAGCAAGGCTAAAGATATTACCGTAATGGAGAGTCCCGTGAAAGTACTTTTACGGGACTTTCTTAAAGGTAATGCGTTACTTGAATGGAGGAGTTATTTCTTGAAACTTCCAGAGCTTAAAATTGGCCCTCATGTGGCTAAAATACCGATTATTCAAGGTGGAATGGCAATACGCATCTCTACTGCACGACTGGCGGCGGCTGTAGCCGAACAAGGCGGTATAGGGCTGATTGCCGCATCAGGTATGACTTTTGATGAATTACGCTATGAAATTCGCTTAGCCCGTTCTTTGACTAAGGGAATTGTTGGCATTAATATAATGGTCGCAGCCAGACAGTTTGCCGGTATTGTTAAAACTGCAATTGAAGAGGGCATTGATCTGGTAGTGGCTGGAGCCGGGTTTTCCCGGGATATGTTTGGTATAGGCAAAGAATCCGGTACGCCGATTGTGCCGATTGTCTCCTCAGTGAAACTGGCTAAAATCTCTCAGGCGTTAGGCGCTTCAGCAATCATTGTGGAAGGCAAAGAAGCAGGCGGACATTTAGGAACAGATCAGCCGATGAAAACACTGATCCCTGATATTAAGAAGGCTGTGAAAATTCCTGTCATCGGCGCCGGCGGCGTCATGTCAGGTCAAGACATTGTGGATGTGCTCAAACTGGGAGCCGATGGCGTTCAAATGGGGACCAGATTTGCAGCCAGTGAGGAATCGAATGCAGCACCGGCGTTAAAGGAATTCTATCTTAAGGCCAAGTCGGAGGATGTTGTTTTAATTAAAAGTCCGGTTGGGCTGCCAGGCCGTGCTGTGAGAAATCCATTTGCTGAGAAAATAATGGGAGGTGCTACCCCGATAGATG is a window encoding:
- a CDS encoding NAD(P)H-dependent flavin oxidoreductase codes for the protein MKLPELKIGPHVAKIPIIQGGMAIRISTARLAAAVAEQGGIGLIAASGMTFDELRYEIRLARSLTKGIVGINIMVAARQFAGIVKTAIEEGIDLVVAGAGFSRDMFGIGKESGTPIVPIVSSVKLAKISQALGASAIIVEGKEAGGHLGTDQPMKTLIPDIKKAVKIPVIGAGGVMSGQDIVDVLKLGADGVQMGTRFAASEESNAAPALKEFYLKAKSEDVVLIKSPVGLPGRAVRNPFAEKIMGGATPIDACDACLKHCAKNFCIIKALIRAQQGDVETGLVFTGEYIHKIEEILSVKEIFARLLNEVEAIN